A single Thunnus thynnus chromosome 6, fThuThy2.1, whole genome shotgun sequence DNA region contains:
- the LOC137184696 gene encoding cytosolic sulfotransferase 3-like isoform X1, which translates to MDKMDLSSRPELFDFHGVSMTHYFTDNWENIQKFQARPDDILIASYPKAGQTWLCYILDLLYFGQTSPECQTSIPIYTRVPNLEITVPYLQPGSGSSPQIFKGTEMADKLHTSPRLIRTHLPVQFMPKSFWEQNCKIVYVARNAKDSVVSYFHFERMTKINPDPGDWSSYLQRFMEGKMVFGSWYDHVNGWWKKKQTYPNLHYIFYEDLIEDTGREIDKLCCFLGLSPSAEEKERIRGEVQFDNMKKNNMINHSTFRGMDFKISSFIRKGKVGDWKNHFTVAQNEEFDEDYMKKMKDPTLQFHTKI; encoded by the exons ATGGACAAG atggatTTATCTTCTCGACCAGAGCTGTTCGATTTCCACGGAGTGTCAATGACCCACTATTTCACAGACAACTGGGAGAACATTCAAAAGTTTCAGGCCAGGCCAGATGATATACTTATTGCATCATACCCCAAAGCAG gACAGACATGGCTCTGCTACATCCTTGACCTGCTGTACTTTGGTCAAACATCTCCAGAGTGTCAGACATCCATCCCTATCTATACAAGAGTGCCTAACTTAGAGATCACCGTGCCTTATCTGCAGCCAG GATCAGGGTCTTCTCCACAGATCTTCAAGGGAACAGAAATGGCCGACAAGCTCCACACTTCTCCTCGACTTATCAGAACTCATCTTCCTGTCCAGTTTATGCCAAAGTCCTTTTGGGAGCAAAACTGCAAG aTAGTCTATGTGGCCCGCAATGCAAAGGACAGCGTGGTGTCTTATTTCCACTTTGAACGCATGACCAAAATAAATCCAGACCCTGGAGACTGGAGCAGTTACCTCCAGAGATTTATGGAGGGAAAGA tGGTATTTGGATCCTGGTATGACCACGTGAACGGCTGGTGGAAGAAGAAACAGACTTATCCAAACCTCCATTACATCTTCTATGAAGATCTTATTgag GATACTGGACGGGAAATAGACAAACTCTGCTGCTTTCTTGGTTTGTCTCCTTCAGCTGAGGAGAAGGAAAGAATTAGAGGGGAAGTGCAGTTTGATAATATGAAAAAGAATAACATGATCAATCATTCAACATTTAGAGGGATGGATTTCAAAATATCTTCCTTCATAAGAAAAG GAAAAGTTGGTGACTGGAAGAACCACTTCACTGTGGCCCAGAATGAAGAGTTTGATGAAGACTACATGAAAAAGATGAAGGATCCCACACTTCAGTTCCACACTAAAATTTGA
- the LOC137184695 gene encoding cytosolic sulfotransferase 1-like isoform X2 — MWVSYILDLLYFGQTSPERQTSIPIYTRVPNLEIIVPYLQPGSGSSPQIFKGSEMADKLHTSPRLIKTHLPVQFMPKSFWEQNCKIVYVARNAKDSVVSYFHFERMTKINPDPGDWSSYLQRFMEGKMVFGSWYDHVNGWWKKKQTYPNLHYIFYEDLIEDTGREIDKLCCFLGLSPSAEEKERIRGEVQFDNMKKNNMINHSTFRGMDFKISSFIRKGKVGDWKNHFTVAQNEEFDEDYMKKMKDPTLQFHTKI, encoded by the exons ATGTGGGTCTCATACATCCTTGACCTGCTGTACTTTGGTCAAACATCTCCAGAGCGTCAGACATCCATCCCTATCTATACAAGAGTGCCTAACTTAGAGATCATCGTGCCTTATTTGCAGCCAG GATCAGGGTCTTCTCCACAGATCTTCAAGGGATCAGAAATGGCCGACAAGCTCCACACTTCTCCTCGACTTATCAAAACTCATCTTCCTGTCCAGTTTATGCCAAAGTCCTTTTGGGAGCAAAACTGCAAG aTAGTCTATGTGGCCCGCAATGCAAAGGACAGTGTGGTGTCTTATTTCCACTTTGAACGCATGACCAAAATAAATCCAGACCCTGGAGACTGGAGCAGTTACCTCCAGAGATTTATGGAGGGAAAGA tGGTATTTGGATCCTGGTATGACCACGTGAACGGCTGGTGGAAGAAGAAACAGACTTATCCAAACCTCCATTACATCTTCTATGAAGATCTTATTgag GATACTGGACGGGAAATAGACAAACTCTGCTGCTTTCTTGGTTTGTCTCCTTCAGCCGAGGAGAAGGAAAGAATTAGAGGGGAAGTGCAGTTTGATAATATGAAAAAGAATAACATGATCAATCATTCAACATTTAGAGGGATGGATTTCAAAATATCTTCCTTCATAAGAAAAG GAAAAGTTGGTGACTGGAAGAACCACTTCACTGTGGCCCAGAATGAAGAGTTTGATGAAGACTACATGAAAAAGATGAAGGATCCCACACTTCAGTTCCACACTAAAATTTGA
- the LOC137184689 gene encoding cytosolic sulfotransferase 3-like isoform X2, translated as MDKMDLSSRPELFDFHGVSMTHYFTDNWENIQKFQARPDDILIASYPKAGSGSSPQIFKGTEMADKLHTSPRLIKTHLPVQFMPKSFWEQNCKIVYVARNAKDSVVSYFHFERMTKINPDPGDWSSYLQRFMEGKMVFGSWYDHVNGWWKKKQTYPNLHYIFYEDLIEDTGREIDKLCCFLGLSPSAEEKERIRGEVQFDNMKKNNMVNHSTYRGMDFKISSFIRKGKVGDWKNHFTVAQNEEFDEDYMKKMKDPTLQFHTKI; from the exons ATGGACAAG atggatTTATCTTCTCGACCGGAGCTGTTTGATTTCCACGGAGTGTCAATGACCCACTATTTCACAGACAACTGGGAGAACATTCAAAAGTTTCAGGCCAGGCCAGATGATATACTTATTGCATCATACCCCAAAGCAG GATCAGGGTCTTCTCCACAGATCTTCAAGGGAACAGAAATGGCCGACAAGCTCCACACTTCTCCTCGACTTATCAAAACTCATCTTCCTGTCCAGTTTATGCCAAAGTCCTTTTGGGAGCAAAACTGCAAG aTAGTCTACGTGGCCCGCAATGCAAAGGACAGTGTGGTGTCTTATTTCCACTTTGAACGCATGACCAAAATAAATCCAGACCCTGGAGACTGGAGCAGTTACCTCCAGAGATTTATGGAGGGAAAGA tGGTATTTGGATCCTGGTATGACCACGTGAACGGCTGGTGGAAGAAGAAACAGACTTATCCAAACCTCCATTACATCTTCTATGAAGATCTTATTGag GATACTGGACGGGAAATAGACAAACTCTGCTGCTTTCTTGGTTTGTCTCCTTCAGCCGAGGAGAAGGAAAGAATTAGAGGGGAAGTGCAGTTTGATAATATGAAAAAGAATAACATGGTCAATCATTCAACATATAGAGGGATGGATTTCAAAATATCTTCCTTCATAAGAAAAG GAAAAGTTGGTGACTGGAAGAACCACTTCACTGTGGCCCAGAATGAAGAGTTTGATGAAGACTACATGAAAAAGATGAAGGATCCCACACTTCAGTTCCATACTAAAATTTGA
- the LOC137184695 gene encoding cytosolic sulfotransferase 3-like isoform X1, whose translation MDKMDLSSRPELFDFHGVSMTHYFTDNWENIQKFQARPDDILIASYPKAGTMWVSYILDLLYFGQTSPERQTSIPIYTRVPNLEIIVPYLQPGSGSSPQIFKGSEMADKLHTSPRLIKTHLPVQFMPKSFWEQNCKIVYVARNAKDSVVSYFHFERMTKINPDPGDWSSYLQRFMEGKMVFGSWYDHVNGWWKKKQTYPNLHYIFYEDLIEDTGREIDKLCCFLGLSPSAEEKERIRGEVQFDNMKKNNMINHSTFRGMDFKISSFIRKGKVGDWKNHFTVAQNEEFDEDYMKKMKDPTLQFHTKI comes from the exons ATGGACAAG atggatTTATCTTCTCGACCGGAGCTGTTTGATTTCCACGGAGTGTCAATGACCCACTATTTCACAGACAACTGGGAGAACATTCAAAAGTTTCAGGCCAGGCCAGATGATATACTTATTGCATCATACCCCAAAGCAG GGACCATGTGGGTCTCATACATCCTTGACCTGCTGTACTTTGGTCAAACATCTCCAGAGCGTCAGACATCCATCCCTATCTATACAAGAGTGCCTAACTTAGAGATCATCGTGCCTTATTTGCAGCCAG GATCAGGGTCTTCTCCACAGATCTTCAAGGGATCAGAAATGGCCGACAAGCTCCACACTTCTCCTCGACTTATCAAAACTCATCTTCCTGTCCAGTTTATGCCAAAGTCCTTTTGGGAGCAAAACTGCAAG aTAGTCTATGTGGCCCGCAATGCAAAGGACAGTGTGGTGTCTTATTTCCACTTTGAACGCATGACCAAAATAAATCCAGACCCTGGAGACTGGAGCAGTTACCTCCAGAGATTTATGGAGGGAAAGA tGGTATTTGGATCCTGGTATGACCACGTGAACGGCTGGTGGAAGAAGAAACAGACTTATCCAAACCTCCATTACATCTTCTATGAAGATCTTATTgag GATACTGGACGGGAAATAGACAAACTCTGCTGCTTTCTTGGTTTGTCTCCTTCAGCCGAGGAGAAGGAAAGAATTAGAGGGGAAGTGCAGTTTGATAATATGAAAAAGAATAACATGATCAATCATTCAACATTTAGAGGGATGGATTTCAAAATATCTTCCTTCATAAGAAAAG GAAAAGTTGGTGACTGGAAGAACCACTTCACTGTGGCCCAGAATGAAGAGTTTGATGAAGACTACATGAAAAAGATGAAGGATCCCACACTTCAGTTCCACACTAAAATTTGA
- the LOC137184696 gene encoding cytosolic sulfotransferase 3-like isoform X2 produces the protein MDLSSRPELFDFHGVSMTHYFTDNWENIQKFQARPDDILIASYPKAGQTWLCYILDLLYFGQTSPECQTSIPIYTRVPNLEITVPYLQPGSGSSPQIFKGTEMADKLHTSPRLIRTHLPVQFMPKSFWEQNCKIVYVARNAKDSVVSYFHFERMTKINPDPGDWSSYLQRFMEGKMVFGSWYDHVNGWWKKKQTYPNLHYIFYEDLIEDTGREIDKLCCFLGLSPSAEEKERIRGEVQFDNMKKNNMINHSTFRGMDFKISSFIRKGKVGDWKNHFTVAQNEEFDEDYMKKMKDPTLQFHTKI, from the exons atggatTTATCTTCTCGACCAGAGCTGTTCGATTTCCACGGAGTGTCAATGACCCACTATTTCACAGACAACTGGGAGAACATTCAAAAGTTTCAGGCCAGGCCAGATGATATACTTATTGCATCATACCCCAAAGCAG gACAGACATGGCTCTGCTACATCCTTGACCTGCTGTACTTTGGTCAAACATCTCCAGAGTGTCAGACATCCATCCCTATCTATACAAGAGTGCCTAACTTAGAGATCACCGTGCCTTATCTGCAGCCAG GATCAGGGTCTTCTCCACAGATCTTCAAGGGAACAGAAATGGCCGACAAGCTCCACACTTCTCCTCGACTTATCAGAACTCATCTTCCTGTCCAGTTTATGCCAAAGTCCTTTTGGGAGCAAAACTGCAAG aTAGTCTATGTGGCCCGCAATGCAAAGGACAGCGTGGTGTCTTATTTCCACTTTGAACGCATGACCAAAATAAATCCAGACCCTGGAGACTGGAGCAGTTACCTCCAGAGATTTATGGAGGGAAAGA tGGTATTTGGATCCTGGTATGACCACGTGAACGGCTGGTGGAAGAAGAAACAGACTTATCCAAACCTCCATTACATCTTCTATGAAGATCTTATTgag GATACTGGACGGGAAATAGACAAACTCTGCTGCTTTCTTGGTTTGTCTCCTTCAGCTGAGGAGAAGGAAAGAATTAGAGGGGAAGTGCAGTTTGATAATATGAAAAAGAATAACATGATCAATCATTCAACATTTAGAGGGATGGATTTCAAAATATCTTCCTTCATAAGAAAAG GAAAAGTTGGTGACTGGAAGAACCACTTCACTGTGGCCCAGAATGAAGAGTTTGATGAAGACTACATGAAAAAGATGAAGGATCCCACACTTCAGTTCCACACTAAAATTTGA
- the LOC137184689 gene encoding cytosolic sulfotransferase 3-like isoform X1 — protein MDKMDLSSRPELFDFHGVSMTHYFTDNWENIQKFQARPDDILIASYPKAGTTWVSYILDLLYFGQTSPERQTSIPIYTRVPNLEIIVPYLQPGSGSSPQIFKGTEMADKLHTSPRLIKTHLPVQFMPKSFWEQNCKIVYVARNAKDSVVSYFHFERMTKINPDPGDWSSYLQRFMEGKMVFGSWYDHVNGWWKKKQTYPNLHYIFYEDLIEDTGREIDKLCCFLGLSPSAEEKERIRGEVQFDNMKKNNMVNHSTYRGMDFKISSFIRKGKVGDWKNHFTVAQNEEFDEDYMKKMKDPTLQFHTKI, from the exons ATGGACAAG atggatTTATCTTCTCGACCGGAGCTGTTTGATTTCCACGGAGTGTCAATGACCCACTATTTCACAGACAACTGGGAGAACATTCAAAAGTTTCAGGCCAGGCCAGATGATATACTTATTGCATCATACCCCAAAGCAG GGACCACATGGGTCTCATACATCCTTGACCTGCTGTACTTTGGTCAGACATCTCCAGAGCGTCAGACATCCATCCCTATCTATACAAGAGTGCCTAACTTAGAGATCATTGTGCCTTATTTGCAGCCAG GATCAGGGTCTTCTCCACAGATCTTCAAGGGAACAGAAATGGCCGACAAGCTCCACACTTCTCCTCGACTTATCAAAACTCATCTTCCTGTCCAGTTTATGCCAAAGTCCTTTTGGGAGCAAAACTGCAAG aTAGTCTACGTGGCCCGCAATGCAAAGGACAGTGTGGTGTCTTATTTCCACTTTGAACGCATGACCAAAATAAATCCAGACCCTGGAGACTGGAGCAGTTACCTCCAGAGATTTATGGAGGGAAAGA tGGTATTTGGATCCTGGTATGACCACGTGAACGGCTGGTGGAAGAAGAAACAGACTTATCCAAACCTCCATTACATCTTCTATGAAGATCTTATTGag GATACTGGACGGGAAATAGACAAACTCTGCTGCTTTCTTGGTTTGTCTCCTTCAGCCGAGGAGAAGGAAAGAATTAGAGGGGAAGTGCAGTTTGATAATATGAAAAAGAATAACATGGTCAATCATTCAACATATAGAGGGATGGATTTCAAAATATCTTCCTTCATAAGAAAAG GAAAAGTTGGTGACTGGAAGAACCACTTCACTGTGGCCCAGAATGAAGAGTTTGATGAAGACTACATGAAAAAGATGAAGGATCCCACACTTCAGTTCCATACTAAAATTTGA
- the LOC137184697 gene encoding cytosolic sulfotransferase 3-like — protein MSVNPDKMDSRAELFDFHGVSMTHYFTDNWENIQNFQARPDDILIATYPKAGTTWVSYILDLLYFGQKSPERETSIPIYERVAFLEICVPPLESGKDLADKLPTSPRLIKTHFPVQFVPKSFWEQKCRMVYVARNAKDNMVSYFHFNHMTMIQPEPGDWSNFFQKFMEGKMVCGSWYDHVNGWWKKKQTYPNLHYMFYEDLIEDTGREIDKLCCFLGLSPSTEEKNRIACGVQFDNMKKNNLVNYSTFAIMDFKISPFMRKGKVGDWKNHFTVAQNEEFDEDYKKKMKDPTLQFRTEI, from the exons ATGTCAGTAAATCCGGACAAG atggatTCACGAGCAGAGCTGTTTGATTTCCATGGAGTTTCCATGACCCACTATTTCACAGACAACTGGGAGAACATTCAAAACTTCCAGGCCAGGCCAGATGATATACTTATTGCAACATACCCCAAAGCAG GGACCACATGGGTCTCATACATCCTTGACCTGCTGTATTTTGGCCAGAAATCTCCAGAGCGTGAGACATCCATCCCTATCTATGAAAGAGTGGCTTTCTTGGAGATCTGTGTCCCTCCTTTGGAGTCAG GGAAAGATCTGGCGGACAAGCTCCCCACCTCTCCTCGACTCATTAAAACTCATTTTCCAGTCCAGTTTGTGCCAAAATCCTTTTGGGAGCAAAAATGCAGG ATGGTCTACGTGGCCCGAAACGCCAAGGACAACATGGTGTCTTATTTCCACTTCAATCATATGACTATGATTCAGCCAGAGCCAGGAGACTGGAGCAACTTCTTCCAGAAATTCATGGAGGGAAAGA TGGTGTGCGGATCCTGGTATGACCACGTGAACGGCTGGTGGAAGAAGAAACAGACTTATCCAAACCTCCATTACATGTTCTACGAAGATCTGATTGag GATACTGGACGGGAAATAGACAAACTCTGCTGCTTTCTTGGTTTGTCTCCTTCGACCGAGGAGAAGAACAGAATTGCATGTGGGGTGCAGTTtgacaacatgaaaaagaacaaCTTGGTCAACTATTCTACGTTCGCGATTATGGATTTCAAAATCTCTCCCTTCATGAGAAAAG GGAAGGTTGGTGACTGGAAGAACCACTTCACTGTAGCTCAGAATGAAGAGTTTGATGAAGACTACAAGAAAAAGATGAAGGATCCCACTCTTCAGTTCCGCACTGAAATTTAA